The Streptomyces sp. HUAS CB01 genome has a segment encoding these proteins:
- a CDS encoding TIGR03084 family metal-binding protein: MSDPAAVIDDLRAESDELDRLVAGLSDEEWGTATPAAGWTIAHQIAHLAWTDEVALLAATSPGAFAQEVEKALAEPDTFVDRAAEAGVRRPPADLLAHWRTGRERLRQALRDAPPGARFPWYGPPMSPMSMATARLMETWAHGQDVADALGVVREPTARLRHVAHIGVRARDYAYLVRGLEAPKEQFRVELTGPGGELWTWGPEDAAEAPRAEGGGRVTGPALDFCLLVTQRAHRDDLAVRAEGADADRWLDIAQAFAGPAGTGRAPKGA, encoded by the coding sequence GTGTCCGACCCCGCGGCCGTCATCGACGACCTGCGCGCAGAGAGCGACGAACTCGACCGTCTCGTGGCCGGGTTGAGCGACGAGGAATGGGGGACGGCGACCCCCGCGGCCGGCTGGACCATCGCCCATCAGATCGCCCACCTCGCCTGGACCGACGAGGTGGCGCTGCTCGCCGCCACCAGCCCCGGGGCCTTCGCCCAGGAGGTCGAGAAGGCGCTCGCCGAGCCCGACACCTTCGTCGACCGGGCCGCGGAGGCCGGGGTCCGCCGGCCTCCCGCCGACCTGCTCGCCCACTGGCGCACCGGCCGTGAGCGGCTCCGGCAGGCGCTGCGCGACGCGCCGCCGGGTGCCCGGTTCCCCTGGTACGGGCCGCCGATGAGCCCCATGTCGATGGCCACCGCCCGGCTGATGGAGACCTGGGCGCACGGCCAGGACGTCGCCGACGCCCTCGGGGTCGTCCGGGAGCCGACCGCCCGGCTGCGGCACGTCGCGCACATCGGCGTACGGGCCCGTGACTACGCCTACCTCGTGCGCGGGCTCGAGGCGCCGAAGGAGCAGTTCCGGGTCGAGCTGACCGGGCCGGGCGGGGAGCTGTGGACGTGGGGGCCCGAGGACGCCGCGGAGGCCCCCCGTGCCGAAGGAGGGGGACGGGTGACCGGTCCCGCGCTGGACTTCTGCCTGCTGGTGACCCAGCGCGCGCACCGCGACGATCTCGCCGTCCGCGCGGAGGGCGCCGACGCCGACCGCTGGCTGGACATCGCCCAGGCCTTCGCCGGCCCGGCGGGCACCGGCCGCGCCCCGAAGGGGGCCTGA
- a CDS encoding acyclic terpene utilization AtuA family protein translates to MPPAESGPLRIGNASGFYGDRFDAVREMLTGGELDVLTGDYLAELTMLILGRDRMKDPRLGYARTFLRQLEEGLGLAQERGVRIVANAGGLNPSGLADAVRELAARVGVPVRVAHVEGDDLTDRFPGALAANAYLGGAGIAACLDAGADVVVTGRVTDAALVTGPAQWHFGWGPEDHDALAGAVVAGHVLECGTQATGGNYAFFADGRYAGRDLRRPGFPLAELHADGSSVITKHPGTGGFVDTGTVTAQLLYETGGARYAGPDVTARLDSVRLVQDGPDRVRVSGVRGEAPPPELKAGLNRLGGWRNEVVFVLTGLDIDAKARLVREQIEDAFARAGSRPAEVRWELARTDRPDAATEETASALLRLVVRDPDAEAVGRVVSGAAVETALGSYPGFHVTAPPGKGAPYGVFEAAYVDAGSVAHTAVLDDGRRLPVPAAPRSRALEPVPEPPLPEPPPAGARTRRAPLGLVAGARSGDKGGDANIGVWVRTDDEWRWLAHELTVERLRELLPETAGLTAVRHVLPNLRALNFTVEGLLGEGVAAQARFDPQAKGLGEWLRARHVDIPESLL, encoded by the coding sequence TTGCCGCCCGCGGAGTCCGGCCCGCTGCGCATCGGGAACGCGTCCGGTTTCTACGGCGACCGCTTCGACGCCGTGCGCGAGATGCTCACCGGCGGCGAACTGGACGTGCTCACCGGGGACTACCTGGCCGAGCTGACCATGCTCATCCTCGGCCGGGACCGGATGAAGGACCCGCGCCTCGGCTACGCCAGGACCTTCCTGCGCCAGCTGGAGGAGGGCCTCGGCCTGGCACAGGAGCGAGGCGTGCGGATCGTCGCCAACGCCGGCGGGCTCAACCCGTCCGGTCTCGCCGACGCCGTGCGCGAACTGGCCGCACGCGTCGGGGTCCCCGTGCGCGTGGCCCATGTCGAGGGCGACGACCTCACCGACCGCTTCCCCGGTGCGCTGGCCGCGAACGCCTACCTCGGCGGCGCCGGGATCGCCGCGTGTCTGGACGCCGGCGCCGACGTCGTCGTCACCGGCCGGGTCACCGACGCCGCGCTCGTCACCGGGCCCGCGCAGTGGCACTTCGGCTGGGGGCCCGAGGACCACGACGCCCTCGCCGGAGCCGTCGTCGCCGGCCACGTCCTGGAGTGCGGCACGCAGGCGACGGGCGGCAACTACGCCTTCTTCGCCGACGGGCGGTACGCCGGCCGGGACCTGCGCCGCCCCGGATTCCCCCTCGCCGAACTGCACGCCGACGGCAGCAGCGTCATCACCAAGCACCCCGGCACCGGCGGCTTCGTGGACACCGGGACGGTCACCGCCCAGTTGCTCTACGAGACGGGCGGGGCGCGCTACGCGGGTCCCGACGTCACCGCGCGCCTGGACTCCGTACGGCTCGTCCAGGACGGCCCGGACCGGGTCCGCGTCTCGGGTGTGCGGGGCGAGGCGCCGCCGCCGGAGCTCAAGGCCGGCCTCAACCGGCTCGGGGGCTGGCGCAACGAGGTCGTGTTCGTCCTGACCGGGCTCGACATCGACGCCAAGGCACGGCTCGTGCGCGAGCAGATCGAGGACGCCTTCGCCCGCGCCGGGTCCCGCCCGGCGGAGGTCCGCTGGGAACTGGCCCGCACCGACCGGCCGGACGCCGCCACCGAGGAGACCGCCAGCGCGCTGCTGCGGCTGGTCGTGCGCGACCCGGACGCGGAAGCCGTCGGCCGGGTCGTCAGCGGAGCGGCCGTCGAGACGGCCCTCGGCAGCTACCCGGGCTTCCATGTGACCGCCCCGCCCGGGAAGGGCGCGCCCTACGGGGTGTTCGAGGCCGCTTACGTGGACGCGGGGTCGGTCGCGCACACGGCCGTGCTCGACGACGGGCGCCGGCTGCCGGTCCCGGCCGCGCCGCGGTCCCGCGCCCTGGAGCCGGTCCCGGAACCGCCGCTGCCCGAGCCGCCGCCGGCCGGCGCGAGGACCCGGCGTGCCCCCCTCGGCCTGGTCGCGGGTGCCCGGAGCGGTGACAAGGGCGGCGACGCGAACATCGGGGTCTGGGTCCGCACGGACGACGAGTGGCGCTGGCTGGCGCACGAGCTGACCGTGGAACGGCTGCGCGAGCTCCTGCCGGAGACCGCCGGCCTGACCGCCGTACGCCACGTCCTGCCCAATCTGCGGGCGCTGAACTTCACCGTCGAGGGCCTGCTGGGCGAGGGCGTCGCCGCCCAGGCCCGCTTCGACCCGCAGGCGAAGGGCCTGGGGGAGTGGCTGCGGGCCCGGCACGTGGACATCCCGGAGAGCCTGCTGTGA
- a CDS encoding LysR family transcriptional regulator: MSIELRHLRCFLAIAEERSLTRAAVVLHLTQPAVSRTLAALERHLGVRLVDRSTHHLDLTAEGRAFRERAAAAVAAFDDALDPARLHHRPLRLGHAWSAFGAFTTPLLRRWQQEHPDTPLELLRIDDRTAGLARGAVDAAVLRGTVDTPGLVTALLFTEPRVAAVTSDGPLAGRASLTLADLASVPVVLNTVSGLTTPDLWPAGSGPVSTLTVGNTDDWLTAIAAGRGAGASAASTAEMHPHPGVTYRPLTDAPPVPVVLAWRAAAPHPALGALAALARELSAED, from the coding sequence ATGAGCATCGAGCTGCGTCATCTCCGCTGCTTCCTCGCCATCGCCGAGGAACGGAGCCTGACCCGGGCCGCCGTCGTCCTGCACCTCACCCAGCCCGCCGTCTCCCGCACGCTCGCCGCGCTGGAGCGCCACCTCGGCGTGCGGCTCGTCGACCGCTCCACGCACCACCTGGACCTCACCGCCGAGGGCCGGGCGTTTCGCGAGCGGGCGGCCGCGGCGGTGGCCGCGTTCGACGACGCGCTCGACCCCGCCCGGCTGCACCACCGGCCCCTGCGCCTCGGCCACGCCTGGTCGGCCTTCGGCGCGTTCACCACCCCCCTGCTGCGGCGCTGGCAGCAGGAGCACCCGGACACCCCGCTGGAACTCCTCCGCATCGACGACCGCACGGCGGGACTCGCGCGCGGCGCGGTGGACGCCGCCGTGCTGCGCGGCACGGTCGACACCCCCGGCCTGGTGACCGCGCTGCTGTTCACCGAACCCCGGGTGGCCGCGGTCACCTCCGACGGGCCGCTCGCCGGGCGCGCGTCGCTGACGCTCGCCGATCTCGCCTCCGTCCCGGTCGTCCTCAACACCGTCTCGGGGCTGACGACGCCCGACCTCTGGCCCGCGGGGTCAGGACCGGTGTCGACCCTGACGGTCGGGAACACCGACGACTGGCTGACCGCGATCGCCGCGGGCCGCGGCGCGGGGGCGTCGGCGGCGTCCACGGCGGAGATGCACCCCCACCCGGGCGTCACCTACCGCCCGCTCACCGACGCGCCTCCGGTACCGGTGGTCCTCGCCTGGCGCGCCGCCGCACCCCACCCGGCGCTCGGGGCGCTGGCGGCGCTGGCGCGCGAACTCAGCGCCGAGGACTGA
- a CDS encoding tyrosine-protein phosphatase, which yields MSRQSRPIPFERLHNFRDLGGYPTGDGRFVRWGRLYRSDSLAKLAGDDWERFLGLGIGTVVDLRHPWEIEARGRVPEDASFAYHNLSIEHRPYDQPSLGPEVEVGPFLAERYLEVADDGVAELRQALGVIAAADGPVVFHCASGKDRTGLLAALVLLLLGVSEADAVEDFTLTELATGRLLADWRAAHGDREPTWPGYGRAPAEVMTLFLAALARRHGSVRDYAANALGVDEALTEALRERLLTPAGPEEAEPEEAEPEAGTGTADGAGPARGGAAGALGTAGAGETRTEAAGRA from the coding sequence GTGAGCAGACAGAGCAGACCCATACCGTTCGAACGACTGCACAACTTCCGGGACTTGGGCGGATACCCCACCGGGGACGGACGCTTCGTGCGGTGGGGACGGCTGTACCGCTCCGACTCGCTGGCCAAACTCGCCGGGGACGACTGGGAGCGCTTCCTCGGCCTGGGCATCGGCACGGTCGTCGACCTGCGCCACCCGTGGGAGATCGAGGCCCGCGGACGGGTCCCGGAGGACGCGTCGTTCGCGTACCACAACCTCAGCATCGAGCACCGGCCGTACGACCAGCCCTCGCTCGGCCCCGAGGTCGAGGTCGGACCGTTCCTCGCCGAGCGGTACCTGGAGGTCGCGGACGACGGGGTCGCGGAGCTGCGGCAGGCCCTGGGGGTGATCGCCGCGGCGGACGGTCCGGTGGTGTTCCACTGCGCGTCCGGCAAGGACCGCACGGGCCTGCTGGCCGCGCTCGTACTGCTCCTGTTGGGCGTCTCCGAGGCGGACGCCGTCGAGGACTTCACCCTCACCGAACTGGCCACCGGACGCCTGCTGGCCGACTGGCGAGCGGCGCACGGGGACAGGGAGCCGACGTGGCCCGGCTACGGACGCGCACCCGCGGAGGTCATGACCCTGTTCCTCGCGGCACTCGCGCGCAGGCACGGCTCCGTACGGGACTACGCGGCGAACGCACTGGGCGTGGACGAGGCGCTGACCGAGGCGCTGCGGGAGAGGCTGCTCACGCCGGCGGGGCCTGAGGAGGCGGAGCCTGAGGAGGCGGAACCTGAGGCCGGGACCGGGACCGCGGATGGGGCCGGGCCGGCGCGCGGGGGTGCGGCCGGCGCCCTGGGCACCGCCGGAGCCGGGGAGACGCGGACGGAGGCGGCGGGGAGGGCGTAA
- a CDS encoding EamA family transporter, translating to MALPEAAGELERGTRRGRGSLGPVALVVAGGLSVQFGAAVAVLLMPRAGALGVVTLRLVLAAVVLLLVCRPRLRGHSRADWGTVVAFGAAMAGMNMLFYQAADRIPLGAAVTLEVLGPLALSVIVSRRLVNLVWAGLALGGVILLSGGGFDRLDPVGAAFALGAGAMWAAYIVFSARTGRRFPQADGLALAMAVGAVLSLPFGIAEAGGKLLVPSTIGLGLLVALMSSVLPYTLELLALRRLPAPTFAVLMSLEPAIAATAGFLVLHQALSAADALAIALVVAASMGAVRTQVGAGSRTA from the coding sequence GTGGCCCTCCCGGAAGCCGCCGGTGAACTGGAGCGCGGCACGCGCCGCGGCCGCGGCTCGCTCGGGCCGGTCGCTCTCGTCGTCGCGGGCGGGCTGTCCGTGCAGTTCGGCGCCGCCGTCGCCGTGCTCCTGATGCCCCGCGCGGGCGCACTCGGCGTCGTCACGCTCCGGCTGGTCCTCGCCGCCGTCGTGCTCCTGCTGGTCTGCCGGCCCCGGCTCCGCGGTCACTCCCGCGCCGACTGGGGCACGGTGGTCGCTTTCGGCGCGGCCATGGCGGGGATGAACATGCTCTTCTACCAGGCGGCCGACCGCATTCCGCTCGGCGCCGCCGTGACGCTGGAAGTCCTCGGCCCGCTGGCGCTCTCGGTGATCGTCTCCCGGCGGCTGGTCAACCTGGTCTGGGCGGGTCTCGCCCTCGGCGGCGTGATCCTCCTCAGCGGCGGCGGTTTCGACCGGCTCGATCCGGTCGGCGCGGCGTTCGCCCTCGGCGCGGGCGCGATGTGGGCCGCGTACATCGTCTTCAGCGCGCGCACGGGACGCCGCTTCCCCCAGGCCGACGGGCTCGCCCTCGCGATGGCGGTCGGCGCCGTCCTGAGCCTGCCGTTCGGCATCGCGGAGGCGGGCGGCAAGCTGCTCGTGCCGTCCACGATCGGGCTGGGTCTCCTGGTCGCGCTGATGTCGTCCGTGCTGCCGTACACGCTGGAACTCCTCGCCCTGCGACGGCTGCCCGCCCCGACCTTCGCCGTACTGATGAGCCTGGAGCCGGCGATCGCCGCGACGGCCGGGTTCCTCGTGCTGCACCAGGCGCTGTCCGCGGCCGACGCGCTGGCGATCGCCCTCGTCGTCGCGGCGAGCATGGGCGCGGTGCGCACCCAGGTGGGGGCGGGCAGCCGCACGGCCTGA